The sequence CCTGTTCGGTGACAACGTTAAAAATCTGCATGGCGATACTGCCAATATCGGCGGCATTATTGCCTGGCTTACCGCTTTTTTCGACCTGGTAAGCCATCTCCGATTTAGCATATACCCGCGCCACTTGGCGGACTAAGGTGCCGGGTAAATCTTCCTTCAAGGCGGTAATCGCTAAGGCATCAATATTGGCGATAGGTTCCGTTTTGAGCACTGTACCTAAGCCTTGTACCTGCGTCTCTGGTACATAGCTATTGTTTGGTCCGTAGGTGGCTAGAGACACGGTTTGCCAGTTGCCATGAATGGTAAAGGGGACTGTGAGCGCTTGTTTTTCAGGTACAAAGCCTTTTTCGACCATTAAAATCACTTGGCCTTCACCCGCTTTTGGGAGTTTGGCATCGCCCCAGCGCTTTTTAAATTCATCGTATTGTGGCATGCCGAGTTGTTTGGCAAGGCGCACTAAATCCTGTTGCAGATAAGTGTTATCTGGGGTGATTTGCGCCGCTTTACGATAATCAATAAAGGCGTCGTTTGGCTCACCAAGCACTTCGTGAAGTACGCCCGTTGTGTAATAACTATAGGCGTTTAGGAAGGAACTGGTCACAGTGCCAGCCGCTTGACCGAGCCGATTGACCTCAGCATCGATTGTGCCATTGGCCATAGCTTGTACTGATTTTTGCGACTTTTGATAGCGTTCCTGCTCTGAGCTTTGCAGTTCGTTACTGCGACGAACTTCCACCAATGCGCCTTGATAGTCGCCGCTGAAGAGGTAATTTAGCGCCTGATATTGGTGTAGCATAATCCGCTCGTAGCCCGGGCCGCGATAGGGTATGGCATTATCGTTTAACACTAAGCTGGTGGCCGTTGCGCCGATATCGCTGGCACTAATTTTGGCTTTGTCATCAAAGGCCGTATAGGCTGCAACCGCTTGCTGGTAGTACTTTTTACTGCTGGCAAAATCCCCCGCAACTTGGGCCACGCGCCCCGCCTCTTGTGCGTAAAGTAAACCGTCATTACCTTGGATATTACTGGCTAATTTATCTATCTCAGCCATGGGCTTAGCAGTATTGAGTTCTTGTTTTACTGGCGCAATTTGTGCCGGGTAATTAATAAAAATACTGTTATAAGCACAACCACTCGAGCCTAAGATGGCGGCGAGCATGAGCGTGCTGATTGTGGGTCTGATAAAAGAATGAATGAAGGTGGTTTTCATGCCTGTGGTTTACCTTCTTGCGCCATTAGTTTTTGCTCTGGCATTTGTGAACGCTCAAGCAAAGTGATCCCTTGAAGAT comes from Shewanella oneidensis MR-1 and encodes:
- a CDS encoding COG3014 family protein, encoding MKTTFIHSFIRPTISTLMLAAILGSSGCAYNSIFINYPAQIAPVKQELNTAKPMAEIDKLASNIQGNDGLLYAQEAGRVAQVAGDFASSKKYYQQAVAAYTAFDDKAKISASDIGATATSLVLNDNAIPYRGPGYERIMLHQYQALNYLFSGDYQGALVEVRRSNELQSSEQERYQKSQKSVQAMANGTIDAEVNRLGQAAGTVTSSFLNAYSYYTTGVLHEVLGEPNDAFIDYRKAAQITPDNTYLQQDLVRLAKQLGMPQYDEFKKRWGDAKLPKAGEGQVILMVEKGFVPEKQALTVPFTIHGNWQTVSLATYGPNNSYVPETQVQGLGTVLKTEPIANIDALAITALKEDLPGTLVRQVARVYAKSEMAYQVEKSGKPGNNAADIGSIAMQIFNVVTEQADRRSWLTLPKQAQIGRRYLNPGEYTLQLDKAPPAKIEVAAGKTTLVWAIDTGNYTRIYSIII